In Granulicella mallensis MP5ACTX8, the sequence GATGGGTGCGGGACAACTCAGTATCGTCTCCGTCGTGCTGCGCGAGACCATGCTGCTTGCCTCAGCGGGAATTGCCATCGGCGTCGCTGCGACCTATATGCTTCGTGCCGTGCTGCACAACCGGTTCCCAACCCTGAGCTTCGCCGTTACGACGGACTGGGTCTTCAAGGCAATTGGAATCGCACTGTTGGGAGCACTGTTAGGGGCCTTTTATCCCGCGCTCAAGGCAGCACGCAAAGATCCCATCGATGCTCTCTCGTATGAGTAGACAGGTTCCGTGACCGAACACCGATCTCCAACTCCGAGTACCCTGCGCCTCAAACTCGCCATTCTGCTGACAGTGCTCGCGTTCGCGGAGTTCCTCGTGAGGGGCCCCGTTCTCGCCATGCATAAGCAGGGCAACGATATGGCAGCCCCTTACGTTGCTGCCATAAGGCTGATGCACCACCAGGACCCCTACAAGTACCCCGGGGTCCTGGAGGAATGGATGGCTCGCGGCGCCGATCCTGACATAGGCCTCGACGCCTCCGCCCAGCGCCCGATCTATCCTCCTACCGCACTCCCGCTCTTCTTTCCGCTGGCACTCTTTCGCTGGGTCACCGCGCGCGCCCTCTACGTGCTGTTATGCACCGCGCTCTATACGCTGCTTGTTCTCCGTTTTTCGGCCCTGGTCAACACCAGTTGGCATAGCTCCCGCCGCTGGTTCTTTCTCGCCTTTGCCTTTGGACTGGCACCCATACACACCGCCATCCGCCTGGCGAACCCCAGTGCAATCACCTGCATCCTGTTTCTCCTGAGTCTCCTACTGGCCCATGAAGAAAACAACGCTGGCGCCGCGCTCCTGCTAGCCTTGTGCCTTTGCATCAAACCCACCATAGGCCCCCCGGCCCTGCTCTTCTTTCTTCTGGGGAAACGATGGAAACTGCTCGGCCTCTGCGCAGGTTTTGTCGCCGCCATCTCCCTCTTCACTCTGGCCTTCCTCGCACCGATTGGACGAGCCTGGCTCCTTCACCTGCGGGAAAACACGACCTACCTGTTCTCCTATGACGGGGCCGCCTCCTTCTTTGGGCCGAACCCTGCCT encodes:
- a CDS encoding glycosyltransferase family 87 protein, with protein sequence MTEHRSPTPSTLRLKLAILLTVLAFAEFLVRGPVLAMHKQGNDMAAPYVAAIRLMHHQDPYKYPGVLEEWMARGADPDIGLDASAQRPIYPPTALPLFFPLALFRWVTARALYVLLCTALYTLLVLRFSALVNTSWHSSRRWFFLAFAFGLAPIHTAIRLANPSAITCILFLLSLLLAHEENNAGAALLLALCLCIKPTIGPPALLFFLLGKRWKLLGLCAGFVAAISLFTLAFLAPIGRAWLLHLRENTTYLFSYDGAASFFGPNPACINLQMPFYAIYHSIPLANVLAWTTASLLALWWLMILRKSHAHDPQKSWLLLSAISLIGLLPIYQRTYNTGIILLALLFVFRHPKSFQARAVLALSTVFLLPIHTILVMNVAFHIPHAFRLSKLWVAGFLCLEPWLIVAIVILLLHAASQWTRRLRT